The Wolbachia endosymbiont of Drosophila innubila region CCTGTCATTAAAGAAGAAGAGCAATTTTATAAACACGGTATTGGAGCTTCAGTGATTGATGCTGGTACATCTGGAAAGGACAACAATCATGTTTGATTTTTCTTCCTTAATTAATTTACCCCTAATCTGGGGATTACTAATTGCCATAGCTGTTTTACTGTATATTTTAATGGATGGGTTTGATTTAGGTATTGGTATTTTACTTCCTTTTGCACCGTCAGATAAATGCCGTGATCACATGATAAGCTCAATTGCACCATTTTGGGATGGAAACGAAACATGGTTGGTATTGGGTGGTGGAGGGTTGTTTGCTGCTTTTCCTCTTGCATATTCAATATTAATGCCTGCTTTTTATATTCCAATCATTATTATGCTGCTTGGCCTTATAGTGCGCGGAGTATCCTTTGAGTTTCGTTTTAAGGCAGAAGGAAAATACAGGCGATTATGGGATTATGCCTTTCATTTTGGGTCACTTGGTGCTGCATTTTGCCAAGGCATGATTTTAGGTGCATTTATACATGGTGTAGAAGTAAACGGACGCAACTTTTCTGGTGGCCAATTTGATTGGGCAAGTGCTTTTAGTGTAATGACAGGCATTGCTGTGATATTTGGATATGCACTTTTAGGTTCTACATGGCTCATAATGAAGACAGAAAATATAACACAAGAATGGGCACGCAAGGTTGCTTCTTATACGCTTGGTTTTGTAGGTATTTTCATGGGACTAGTGAGTGTAGTGACACCATTTTTAAATGAACGTATTAAAAACTTTTGGTTTAGCATGCCAAATTTTTATTATTTATTTTCTATTCCATTACTCACATCTTGGCTATTTTTCATGCTGTGGTTTGATCTTCAGAATACTAAACGGGAGTACCGTCCATTCTTTCTCAGTATTGCTATTTTTTTTATGGGATATTTAGGTTTAGGAATTAGTATCTACCCATGGATTATACCTTTTCAATATACCATTCTGGATGCAGCTGCTTCTGGGCCAAGTTTATCTTTAATGCTCATTGTTATAATACCGCTTTTACCAATCATTTTAACTTACACTGGTTATTGCTATTATGTCTTTCGTGGAAAATCAAATTATGAACACACATATTAAGGAGTTAGTGACCTTATGGTTAAAACGTTACCCTTAAATCAAGCAGTTGTTCAGGCAATGGCGTCAACTCAAGAGCCTTCATTAGCAAACCCTCTTATGGATTTTCTGAAAAGTTTTTGAGTATATTGTATTTTTAATTTGTAGAATAAGTTTTTTTCCTTTTTGCATGCTAACCAAAAAGGGTTCTGTCATCCTTCTTGTCATATAAGTAGCTTGACGCGGGCATTCAGTTTTCTTTATAATTTTCTTTGTGAAAGAACAAAGATGCTTATTTGTAACCATAGCTGGCTTACCAAATGCTGGGAAGTCTACATTAATTAACAGCATCATAGGCAAGAAAATTGCAATTGTCACCCCTAAAGTGCAAACAACAAGGACGCAAATAAGGGGTGTTGCAACATGCAACAACACACAAATTGTCTTTACTGACTCCCCAGGAATTTTCTCAGCAGAAACAAAACTTGAAAAAGCTTTAGTCAAATCTGCATGGTCGGCAGTTAAGGATAGTGACATCACTTTGTTGCTTGTTGATGTAAGCAATTATTTGAAAAATATAGAAAGAATTAAGACTATATTTATGCGGCTGCAGCGCACAAAAGGCAGATGCATTTTGGTTATCAATAAAACTGATTTGGTAAAAAGGCCTGAATTAAAGATGGCGCATGAGCATCTGAATTTGCTTTATAAATTTGAAAAGGTTTTTATGATATCAGCATTAAAGAATGATGGACTTTCTGATTTGATGAATTACTTGTCTGAAGTTGCATCGGTGAGCCCCTGGTTTTATGAAGAAGATCAAATAACCGATTCCTCGACAAATTTTTTATCAGCAGAAATTACGAGAGAAAAATTATTCTTGAACTTGCGTGAAGAATTGCCATACTCTACAGCTGTTATAACTGAACAATTTGAGGAAAAAAAAGATAAGAGTTTAGTCATCAAACAGATCATATTTGTGTTGAAAGATAGTCATAAAAAAATAGTACTAGGAAAAGATGGCAGTAATATTAAAAAAATTAATATCGAAGCGCGTGCTGAACTAGAAAAATTATTTGAGTGCAAGGTACACCTCTTTTTATTTGTGAAAGTGCGACCTTGGATCGACCGTCCGGAGGAGTATATAGGCAATGCTTAATTCTTTATTGGTATTTGATATTGAAACTATACCAGATGTAAATTCCTGCAAAAATTTACTCAATATTAGTGATGATAGTAGTGTAGAAGAGAAGAGGGATGCATTAACAAAATATCATCTTGAAATAACAAACGGGCAAAACTCTTTTCTGCGTCAGCCTTTTCACCTTGTTGTAGTTATTAGTTTTTTACTTTGCAATATAAGCTACCAGAGTGGTTATGAGGTGTTCACACTGCAAGAAATAAGATCTGGAGGCACACTAAATTCCAGTGAAAAGGAGCTAGTGAAAGGATTTTTTAACTACATATCAGAGAAAAAGCCAAGATTAGTTTCGTTCAACGGACGCACTTTTGATATACCAGTGCTGAAGTATCGTGCTATGGTCCATGGCATTCAAGCAGAATATTTTCATAAAGCTGGCGATAAGTGGAATAGTTACAATCAGAGATATAGCAGTGATTGGCATTGTGATTTGCTTGAATCCCTCTCTGATTTTGGAGCTTCTGCGAGAGTAAAAATGAACGAAGTTTGTGCAGCATTTAATCTTCCTGGTAAGGTTGGAGTTGATGGGTCACAAGTTATGGACTTATACGATAGCGGCAAGATACAAGAGATTCGAGATTATTGTGAAACAGATGTAATTAACACTTATTTGATTTACTTAAGGTTCATGCATCATCAGGGAAGGATTACTACTGAAAGCTACAACAAAAGTGTGGAAGAGCTACTTTTAGAGTGCGAAAAAAAAGAATACCTAAAGAAATTTAAAGAAGAATGGCAAATAACTTGTGGTGGAAATTTTACTTCCATAGAATAAATAGTCGAGTTATAATGCACTAACAAGCGAACCTCTCTACTAAATTTTGGTTAATATACACGTTGAGCATATTAAGAAAGTTGCTTTTAAGGTATTGCATTTTACTTTTATTTTTGTTATAAGGTTGCTTTAAGTTGAATTTTCAACATTTTTATACTATTTACATTTAAGATATGATTTCGAAATTTTTTGGGGGCACTTCATGAAAAAGTCTATGTATACTAGAACTGCTCTAGTTTCTTTATTAACTTTATGTTCTTTCAGCAGTTTTGCAGCTGACTTTCCTGATGAGAGTATGAAGGAAATAAAAAAGCAAGAGAGCACAAAAACTTCTGGAAAAGTGGAAGTTATGAAAACATCAAATAAAAAACTGAAAGAAAAGATGGACAGAATATGTAATGCTGATCCAAGAAAAAAAGCTGAAGAGCTTAAGAAAAAAGAGGAGCTAAGATTAGCAGCCGAGCAGAAGAAAAAAGAGGAGATCAGGCTAGCAAATGAGAAAAAAGCAAAGCTTATAGAGGATTCAAAAGCGAAAGCTCTAAACGCTAAGAATTCTAATATAGAAAAAGGTAAAGTTTCAAAAACTAAGCGTTCTAAAACTAAGAATGCTAAAGTTGAAGCTAAAGATGTAAAGAAGGATATAAAAGTTGTTAACAAAAATACAGAGGAAAAAGGTAAGGCAAGTCCTGTTGTTTCAGTTGGTGGAGTTGATATTATCGATACCAATCAAGGGCAAAGTAATTTAAGAATAACTTTTGGTGGTGTTGTTGATGCTCAAGGTTATGGCAAAGCTGGACCAAGTGGCGCAGATTATAAACGTTATAACGTTATGCCAAACAGATCTACAGAGTATTATAATGCCACTTCAGATATAACAAGAGGAGCAAATCCAATATTCTATAAAGGAATAGGAAATATTGGTGATTACAGCAACGATATGGGTATGATTGCTGATGCAATATTGCACCTCAGAGCAGAAAATAAGAATGAAGATTTAGGTCTTCTTTATGGTGCTGACGTGCAGTTTCATGTTCCAGTGACCGAAGGTAAGGGAGCTTCACAGGGTGTTTATGCTGCAAAAGGCAGAAGTGCGCATGTGTTTGTTAACTCAAAATATGGTGACGTGAAGCTTGGTTACCAATTTGGTCCTGAGGCTCTGATGAGGCTTGATGCAACAAGAATTGCGACTGTTGACGGAGCTGCAGATAGTGACTGGTTCAGAAAAGTGAACTTAGAAGGAAGCGCTGCTAGCTTTCCATTTTATGTAACACCACGTCTTTACACTGAAAGTTTTTCGAGTGAAAGTGAAAAATTCTCTTTCCGCATGGCAGGGAAATATAACAAAGGCGTTATGACTACACTGCCATTTAGAGTTGCTTACTACTCACCAAATTATATGGGCGCAAGATTTGGTATCAGCTACTCACCTCGTTATGATAGTGGTTTGTTTACTGTAAAAGAAACAGTTTCAGAAGATAAAGGCGATAAGATAGAACATAAGGAAACGATAAAGCATGTCGGCCCAGACTATGAGCACATAGTAAGTGCTGGTGCATCATATGAATATGACTTTGATAAACATAACATAAAAGTTAAAACTTCTGCAGTTGGTGAATATGGCTTTCCAAAGCAACCAAGTAAAGATAAGCATCTTTATAAGGAATTTGTGGAGTATAATGACCTGATGGGTGTTAATTTTGGTGTAAGCGCTGATTATAAGATTAATGAAGATCAAGGCGTAAAGTTTGCTGCCTCTTTTGCATACTTGGGCAAATCTGGTCAACCGAAGGGTATTAAAAAATTAATTGGTAATACCTACACGGAAATTGATAGTAAAGATGATACTGATGGCAAAAGAGTGGAAGGGCTGAAAGCTCAATTTGGTAAAGATAGTATAGATACCATGTATTGGACTGTAGGAGCTGGGTATCAACATGAGAATATCTACACAAGTTTGACGTATTTTGGCAGCAGAATGAATGACAAAGATATGCTTCATGATGGTGCACTTGGCGTTCAATATGATCTGTCTCCTGCATGCAGTAAGAGCAAATTTGTTCCTTACGCAGCTCTCCATTATTTTATGACTAACGAAACAGGTAAGCTGAAAGATGAGTCTGATGCTGATGTACCTTCTAACCAAGGAATTCTCCTTCTTACTGGTGTGAAGTTTTCTTTCTAACCAGCCAGTACACACCACAGTTAACTGTGGTGTATTCTTGTCTGTTAGTGTTTATTTGTCGATCAAATAAACATATGGTGTCCTCTCTCCTGTCATCCCAGTGCGTGACACACAACTGTACGAACATTGTGATTTGAGGACACTCCACCAAGAAGGATGTCATCCCAGTGCCCAGACACTGGGATCCAGCTTTCCATGCAACTTCATCAAAAGCGTTTGTTCAGCATAAGATCAGCCACTTTTTATGCTCACCAAATCAGTTTGCTTACTTACAAGCAAAATTTCCTGGATTCCAGTGTCAAGCACTGGAATGACACCCTATGGTCACCGGAATGACGCTTTATGGCTACTTAGATGATGAGAAAAGAACACACTGCCCTTATTCTACTGGCCGTATAGCTACTTTCAAATTTAATCAATTAAGCAGGAGGCCCCTATGCAAACCACACTAAAAAATCATTTAGCTGGAGAATTACTTACCACCGCTACGTGCTGGAAATTAAAGCTCGCAGGTGGAGAAGTAATGGGATTCACTGACTATGATGAAGATTTAAATATTGATAATATACTCTATAAATCTTCAAGTGGATTTACAGCCAGTAGTATAATATTAAACAGCGATTTGAAAACTGATAATCTAGAAATTGAAGGGATATTAAATAGTGCTGATATTAAAGAAGAAGATGTTTTATCAGGAAAGTACGACTTTGCAAACATTGAAATATTTCTTGTGAATTATAAAGACTTGACCCAGGGAACAATGAATCTACATTCAGGAATTTTTGGTAAAGTGACATTAAGTAGTGGAAGATTTATTGTTGAAATTAGAGGGCTTTCAGCAAAGCTTGAGAGAAGCATAGCAGAATTATACTCTCCTGCATGCAGAGCACAATTTTGCGATGATAAATGTAAAGCCGATACTAAAAAATTTAGTAAAATAAGTACAATCACTAAAGTAATAGACGAAAGAAGATTTGAAGACACGAATTTAACTGAGAGTGATGAATATTATAAGCACGGAGTAGTAAAATTCTTTGGCTCAATAGCGTTTGAAGGTGTAGTAAAAGAATATAAAAATAAAGTAGTTACGTTGTTTACTTCGCCTCCATACCAAATTTTTGCTGGAGATAAATATTCAATACTCGCAGGTTGCGATAAAACATTTCCAACTTGCAGAAGCAAGTTTAACAATACTGTGAATTTTCGTGGTGAACCCTATATACCAGGTTTTTATATTGTTTAGCAGTACAATTTTCAATATTATGAATAAGCATGGAAAGGTGGCTGAGTGGTCTAAAGCACACGCTTGGAAAGCGTGCACATATGAAAATATGTCGGGGGTTCGAATCCCCCTTTTTCCGTATGTTACTTCTAGAATAGTATAAAACCCCCGGTCGCGCACACAACTGTACGAACATTGTAATATGGTACAATGTTACAACTATGCGGTGGTAATTTACGATAAATTCATGTAGCCATTTCAAATTTAGCCATACCAATGTCAGTAAATTGATTAAGCAAATAACACTTGAGTAGCAGTTCCTTCCCACGATTAATTTCAGATTTGTTCCGAAAATTAAACCCGAATGTTTGTTTCAGTCGCGAGAAAAAACTTTCTACATAAGATCTTTTTCCGTAGTTTGTTTGCCTTTTCCACCTCTTCATTCCATCTTCGCTGTATGACTTTATTAGTCTAATTGCAGCATTTCTCTCTGCCATACTTTGGATGCTCTGCTGCATTGTTTTTTTGGAGGAATTTTTGTCTTTATGCCGCATTCATCACACAATTTATAGAGTTTATGTCTGTCATATGCTCTGTCTGCATATAGTGCTTTTATGGCATGCTGAAAATTAACTCCTTTAAGTAAATCGCAAGCTCCATAGTGATCAGACCGTTACTGTATTTTGCAGCTATGGCTTTTTTGCTGTTTATATTCAACATTACATGCAATTTTCTTGTCTGTTCATAACCACGATATTTTCTGTCAGCGCTATTTTCCTTGCTGTGTGTTGTTATAAATGCTGATGCTTGTGCTATCTATGGCAATTTCGATATCTTCCATATTATTTTTATCAATTCTGCAATCATTGATCTTAATATTAAGTTTTTTTTGAAGCTTGCGAATAGCTGATAACTGCTAAATCTCTTCCTATTTGTTGCAAATATCCTTTTATAAACCCGACTGTTTGTCTTAAGCCAATTCTAAAAAGATTAACGATTATATGCACTAAAATCACAACTTTATCACTATAAATATAGTTGCCGCCCTGCATTTTTGGACTATTTTCATACCAATTTTCGATAGCTTTATCGATGTAACGAAAAATATTTCCTCTTTTTTCTAGAAATTTGTTATATTCATGGCAGTTACTAACTCTCATTTTTTGTGGCATATTTTTCCTTAAGCGGTTAAATGGCTATTTTATAATGAATTTTGTCAGTAGCCACCAGATTTTTTCAGTTGCGATGCAACAGAGCCATCCCAGTGTCAAGCACTGGGATGACAGGAAAAGAGGCTATTTGGATGACATCTTTCTTCTTGGTATAAATTACTTTTATATCTCAATGTTCGTACAGCTATGCACGTTGCCGCATAGTGGATGAGGTGTACTACCTCTAAGAGTATACATTATCTCACATAATAATATAATATTTCGTTCATAAATCAACGTTTTTAACATGCAGCAAGAACATTTCCGTTGTAATTAAGGTTCTTAAGATGTATATTAATGAATCTTGTTTTCAATAAATAATGAAAGTAATAATTGTCATGATAATGTTATTGTGTAGCAGTTACACAATGGCAAGCGAGAGAATAAGTCTAGTGGATAAAAAACTATCTCAAGGATATGTAGCTCCAGTGCTTACAGAAGATAGCGTTATTTTATCAGACAAGCACGGCGCTTTATATTCCTTTGATATTGATAACTCAAAGGCTATGAATTGGAAATTACACCTCTCACACAGAAAAAAAATTAGTAACATGAGCCTATTGCGTCACAGAGGAAACGTTTTCTTTATAGTGGATAACGTTCTACACACAATAGATGCAAAAACCGGCGAGATTCAGTGGGAAAAAGAATTGAGAGCTCCAGTAAGAGGGAAAGCAGCAGTAATAAACAATAAATTGGTAGTATTGACTATTGATAATTATCTGTACGTGTTTGATATAAAAGATGGCAGCTTCGTTTGGACTTATCAAAACGGCATCAATGAGGTTCGAGGTTTGTATTCCATATCGCCAGCAATTTCTAATGATAAAATAATAGCACCATTTTCAAATGGTGAGTTAATAGCTTTTAATGAAGACGGTAAAAAATTGTGGAGCCAAAAATTGGCTACAAACCTTTTGGATACACAGCTCACAGATGTAACTACTACACCGAGAGTGCTTGGCGATACTTTAATAGCTACAAATAATTCTTATATTTATAGCATTGACGTGAAATCAGGAAATATTTTATGGTCAAAGTCACTGCAAGTAAAAAGTGTATCAGACATTGAGTCATATTATAGTCCTCTTATTCCTGCAGAGAAACAAAAAGAAGGCGGAAGAATTTTTATAGTTACTAAAGACGATAAAATAATTGGCCTGGATATAAAAAATGGAGAAACAGTCTGGGCATCTGATTTAATAGAAAATACGCAATTGTTTGCTCCAATTATGCATGCCCATACACTGTGGGTGACAAGCAATAAAGGTTCAATGTTTGCTTTTCCGGGATCTGAAAGTGCAGGAAAGGTAGTCAAAGTACCTGGTAATGTGTTTCACACTCCAGTGTTTACTCGCAATAAGATATATGTAACAACTGAGGGAAAAGGTGTTTATTCTTTAGAAAATAGGTTTGTTTTTTATGACTGATTATGATTTAATTGTTATAGGTGGTGGCCCAGGAGGCTATAAGTGTGCTATCGCTGCTGCAAAACTTGGATTGAAAGTTGCCTGCATAGATAAAAATAGCATTTTTGGTGGTACATGCTTGCGAGTTGGATGCATACCTTCCAAAGCACTACTTCATTCTTCCTATCAGTATGCTCACACGAAAAATGATCTGTCGAAGCTTGGCATAAAAATTAAGGATGCAAGTTTCGATTTAAAAGAAATGCTAGGCTATAAGGACGCCAGAGTTCAGGAACTTGGAAAAGGTATAGAATATCTGTTTAACCTTCACAAAATCACTAAAATCAATGGGCTTGCTTCTTTTGACCAAGGTAATCTTGAAGTTTCAGTTGAAGGTAAGGTGCTGAAGACAAAAAATATAGTAATTGCAACCGGTTCTGACGTTATTTCTTTGCCAGGAATTAATATCGATGAGAAAAGTATTATTTCATCAACTGGTGCATTATCTTTAACTGAAGTACCAAAAAAACTTGTCGTAATCGGAGCCGGGGCAATAGGGCTTGAAATGTCTTCTGTATGGAGGAGGCTAGGGTCTGAAGTCACTGTAGTAGAATTTTTTGACAGAATCGCTGCAGCAATGGATGGAGAATTAAGTAAGTCTCTACTTTCTAGTCTACAAAAACAAGGAATAAAATTTTTACTTAGCACTAAAGTTGAGGAGATAAAACAAAGTAGTAATTCTTTGAGTGTGAAAGTTTGCTCTGTAAAAGATAATCAAACAAACACTATAGAGGCGGATAAGGTATTGGTGGCAGCAGGACGCAAACCATGCACTGAGAATCTTGGTATTGATGAAAAAATAGAAAAAGATAATCGCGGTTTCGTTCAAGTTAACAACAGATATGAAACTAATGTGAAAGGAATATTTGCTATTGGTGATGTGATCGGTGGAGCAATGCTTGCTCATAAAGCAGAGGAAGAAGGAGTGGCAGTTGCAGAGATAATAGCAGGACAGTCACCTCACGTTGATTATGGAATCATACCATCTGTCATTTACACTCACCCTGCGGTTTCTTCGATTGGTAAAACCGAAGAGGAACTCAAAAATGCTGGCCGTAAGTACAAAGTTGGTAAATGTCAATTTGCTGCAAACGGCAGAGCAAAAATCACTGATGATGCTGAAGGATTCGTGAAAGTGCTGACTTGTAGCAGAGCAGATACAATACTAGGTGTGCATATCATAGGAGCATACGCTGATACGCTAATCAACGAAGCAGCAGTTGCAATGGCATATAGCGCAGCAGCAGAGGATATATACAGAATTTGTCACTCTCATCCTGATATAAATGAAGCCTTTCGAGATGCGTGCATCGATGCTTTCTTTAAAAAATAATTGTGGACCTCGGTTCAATCATTGAAAAATGGTATGAGTGGCTGAGGTGCAACAGATCTTATTCACCAAACACTTTAGAGTCATACATGAGGGACTTGAAGGATCTTATAAGTTTCCTAAATACTCACATTGGTGGAGAAGTAAATGTCGGCACTTTGGAAAAATTGAGCGTACCTGAGTTAAGAAGTTGGCTTACCTCTCGTTACGCAAGAGGTGTAAACGCAAGATCCAACACTCGAGCACTCTCAGTAATCAGAAATTTCTTCAAGTACATAAAAAATAACCACAATATAGACAATGAAGCTGTATTTTCCTTATCAAGGCCAATTCAGAGAAGAACTTTGCCCAAAGCATTATCAATACCTGATATAAAAACTTTATTGAAAGAAATGAAACTATCCGATCTGGGCGAATCTTGGGTGGTAAAAAGAGAAATTGCGATTATCGTCCTGCTATATAGTACAGGCTTAAGAATCAGCGAAGCGTTGAACCTTAGGGTTAGTGATATTAGCAATGAAAGTTTAATAGTAACAGGTAAGGGAGATAAACAAAGGCAGGTATTCATTCTTCCGGTAGTAAAAAAGTGTATACAAGAATATGTAAAAGCCTGTCCTTATCTTGGCACTAATAATGAAACACAATATCTTTTTTTGGGAGTAAGAGGAAAAAAATTGGGAAGAACTTATGTGGCCAATCGTTTGCAAAAAATAAGGAGAATGTTAAATTTACCAGAAATTTTATCTCCACATGCATTTCGCCATAGTTTTGCTACTCATTTGCTTCAGGAAGATATTGACATAAGATCAATACAACAACTGCTTGGTCACTCAAGCCTGGAAACTACTCAAATTTACACTCACCTCAATTATCAAGATGTTTTTAACATGTACAAAAATTTTCAGCAGGGCCTGGAGAAGAAATCAAAACTTTAACTTCGTTCTAAACCACCAAGCTGAGTGCTTTCAACATCACTAAGTATTGTGTTTGCTTTATATAAACTACAACATCCTAATAAAAAAAAAGCCAGTGCAACTGCTGTAAAGAAAGCACTTAGAGGTTGTCCGGAAACTAGTAAATTCAAGCATATTCCCTCTTTAACATAACCCTACTCATAGCTAGGTATATGAAATTCTCAGTGGATGTTGTGAGTAAATCATACTCCTTCGATAGCCTTCTATTCCTATTAACCCAAGCAAAAGTCCTTTCTACAACCCATCTTCTTGGCTGTACTTTAAACCCTTGTTCTCTTGTTGGTAGTAGCTCAGGTGGCGTATCTTTGTGCACCCAAAATCTACATGGAGGCCTTTTAACAATTTCAATATCTATGTCATATTCTTCCTTTATGTGATTCTTTAAATTTCTTCCTTGGTATCCCATGTCAGCCCACATTTTTAACTTTAGTATATTTTGTTCTCATATTGTTTAATGCTATTTTAATACCATCTCTATCATTTTCGTTAGCAGCGCCTACGTAACAACCTAGTATAAAACCCTGAGTGTCTGTAATTATATGCCTTTTTTACCCTTTACTTTTTACTTCCATCATAGCTTTGATCCCCCCTTTTCTGTAGTCTTTACAGATTGACTATCTACTATACAGGCACTCGGCTGCTCATTCTTTCCTATTTTTCTTCTACTATATTTTGTAATTTCATAATTCATTTTCTCAAAAATTCCCTGCTTCTTCCATTGCCTGAACTGCTCATACACAGTCTTCCATAGCGGAAAATCATTTGGTAAATAC contains the following coding sequences:
- the cydB gene encoding cytochrome d ubiquinol oxidase subunit II, which translates into the protein MFDFSSLINLPLIWGLLIAIAVLLYILMDGFDLGIGILLPFAPSDKCRDHMISSIAPFWDGNETWLVLGGGGLFAAFPLAYSILMPAFYIPIIIMLLGLIVRGVSFEFRFKAEGKYRRLWDYAFHFGSLGAAFCQGMILGAFIHGVEVNGRNFSGGQFDWASAFSVMTGIAVIFGYALLGSTWLIMKTENITQEWARKVASYTLGFVGIFMGLVSVVTPFLNERIKNFWFSMPNFYYLFSIPLLTSWLFFMLWFDLQNTKREYRPFFLSIAIFFMGYLGLGISIYPWIIPFQYTILDAAASGPSLSLMLIVIIPLLPIILTYTGYCYYVFRGKSNYEHTY
- the era gene encoding GTPase Era; amino-acid sequence: MKEQRCLFVTIAGLPNAGKSTLINSIIGKKIAIVTPKVQTTRTQIRGVATCNNTQIVFTDSPGIFSAETKLEKALVKSAWSAVKDSDITLLLVDVSNYLKNIERIKTIFMRLQRTKGRCILVINKTDLVKRPELKMAHEHLNLLYKFEKVFMISALKNDGLSDLMNYLSEVASVSPWFYEEDQITDSSTNFLSAEITREKLFLNLREELPYSTAVITEQFEEKKDKSLVIKQIIFVLKDSHKKIVLGKDGSNIKKINIEARAELEKLFECKVHLFLFVKVRPWIDRPEEYIGNA
- a CDS encoding 3'-5' exonuclease; the protein is MLNSLLVFDIETIPDVNSCKNLLNISDDSSVEEKRDALTKYHLEITNGQNSFLRQPFHLVVVISFLLCNISYQSGYEVFTLQEIRSGGTLNSSEKELVKGFFNYISEKKPRLVSFNGRTFDIPVLKYRAMVHGIQAEYFHKAGDKWNSYNQRYSSDWHCDLLESLSDFGASARVKMNEVCAAFNLPGKVGVDGSQVMDLYDSGKIQEIRDYCETDVINTYLIYLRFMHHQGRITTESYNKSVEELLLECEKKEYLKKFKEEWQITCGGNFTSIE
- a CDS encoding porin; this encodes MKKSMYTRTALVSLLTLCSFSSFAADFPDESMKEIKKQESTKTSGKVEVMKTSNKKLKEKMDRICNADPRKKAEELKKKEELRLAAEQKKKEEIRLANEKKAKLIEDSKAKALNAKNSNIEKGKVSKTKRSKTKNAKVEAKDVKKDIKVVNKNTEEKGKASPVVSVGGVDIIDTNQGQSNLRITFGGVVDAQGYGKAGPSGADYKRYNVMPNRSTEYYNATSDITRGANPIFYKGIGNIGDYSNDMGMIADAILHLRAENKNEDLGLLYGADVQFHVPVTEGKGASQGVYAAKGRSAHVFVNSKYGDVKLGYQFGPEALMRLDATRIATVDGAADSDWFRKVNLEGSAASFPFYVTPRLYTESFSSESEKFSFRMAGKYNKGVMTTLPFRVAYYSPNYMGARFGISYSPRYDSGLFTVKETVSEDKGDKIEHKETIKHVGPDYEHIVSAGASYEYDFDKHNIKVKTSAVGEYGFPKQPSKDKHLYKEFVEYNDLMGVNFGVSADYKINEDQGVKFAASFAYLGKSGQPKGIKKLIGNTYTEIDSKDDTDGKRVEGLKAQFGKDSIDTMYWTVGAGYQHENIYTSLTYFGSRMNDKDMLHDGALGVQYDLSPACSKSKFVPYAALHYFMTNETGKLKDESDADVPSNQGILLLTGVKFSF
- a CDS encoding DUF2163 domain-containing protein encodes the protein MQTTLKNHLAGELLTTATCWKLKLAGGEVMGFTDYDEDLNIDNILYKSSSGFTASSIILNSDLKTDNLEIEGILNSADIKEEDVLSGKYDFANIEIFLVNYKDLTQGTMNLHSGIFGKVTLSSGRFIVEIRGLSAKLERSIAELYSPACRAQFCDDKCKADTKKFSKISTITKVIDERRFEDTNLTESDEYYKHGVVKFFGSIAFEGVVKEYKNKVVTLFTSPPYQIFAGDKYSILAGCDKTFPTCRSKFNNTVNFRGEPYIPGFYIV
- a CDS encoding PQQ-binding-like beta-propeller repeat protein, giving the protein MKVIIVMIMLLCSSYTMASERISLVDKKLSQGYVAPVLTEDSVILSDKHGALYSFDIDNSKAMNWKLHLSHRKKISNMSLLRHRGNVFFIVDNVLHTIDAKTGEIQWEKELRAPVRGKAAVINNKLVVLTIDNYLYVFDIKDGSFVWTYQNGINEVRGLYSISPAISNDKIIAPFSNGELIAFNEDGKKLWSQKLATNLLDTQLTDVTTTPRVLGDTLIATNNSYIYSIDVKSGNILWSKSLQVKSVSDIESYYSPLIPAEKQKEGGRIFIVTKDDKIIGLDIKNGETVWASDLIENTQLFAPIMHAHTLWVTSNKGSMFAFPGSESAGKVVKVPGNVFHTPVFTRNKIYVTTEGKGVYSLENRFVFYD
- the lpdA gene encoding dihydrolipoyl dehydrogenase, yielding MTDYDLIVIGGGPGGYKCAIAAAKLGLKVACIDKNSIFGGTCLRVGCIPSKALLHSSYQYAHTKNDLSKLGIKIKDASFDLKEMLGYKDARVQELGKGIEYLFNLHKITKINGLASFDQGNLEVSVEGKVLKTKNIVIATGSDVISLPGINIDEKSIISSTGALSLTEVPKKLVVIGAGAIGLEMSSVWRRLGSEVTVVEFFDRIAAAMDGELSKSLLSSLQKQGIKFLLSTKVEEIKQSSNSLSVKVCSVKDNQTNTIEADKVLVAAGRKPCTENLGIDEKIEKDNRGFVQVNNRYETNVKGIFAIGDVIGGAMLAHKAEEEGVAVAEIIAGQSPHVDYGIIPSVIYTHPAVSSIGKTEEELKNAGRKYKVGKCQFAANGRAKITDDAEGFVKVLTCSRADTILGVHIIGAYADTLINEAAVAMAYSAAAEDIYRICHSHPDINEAFRDACIDAFFKK
- a CDS encoding tyrosine recombinase XerC; amino-acid sequence: MDLGSIIEKWYEWLRCNRSYSPNTLESYMRDLKDLISFLNTHIGGEVNVGTLEKLSVPELRSWLTSRYARGVNARSNTRALSVIRNFFKYIKNNHNIDNEAVFSLSRPIQRRTLPKALSIPDIKTLLKEMKLSDLGESWVVKREIAIIVLLYSTGLRISEALNLRVSDISNESLIVTGKGDKQRQVFILPVVKKCIQEYVKACPYLGTNNETQYLFLGVRGKKLGRTYVANRLQKIRRMLNLPEILSPHAFRHSFATHLLQEDIDIRSIQQLLGHSSLETTQIYTHLNYQDVFNMYKNFQQGLEKKSKL